Genomic DNA from Thermotoga sp.:
TACAGCATCTGGTACTCGATCCTCTGGGTTCTTTTCGTTGTGATCCTCGTGAATGCCGTGAACATGATGGATGGAATGGACGGTCTTTGTGGAAGTCTGGTAGCCATCTCTTCACTCTTTTTCTTCTTTCTGGTCAAGGGATCTTTCTTTCAGGATCTCTCGCTGGCGCTCTTGGGAACTTCGCTGGGTTATCTTGTCTTCAACTTTCCTCCAGCAAGGATCTTCATGGGCGACGCCGGAAGTTATCTTTTCGCCGTTTTACTTTCTACAATGGCCGTTTCTCAGAGCCGTGTTGTTTCGTTCAGTTCGCTTGTTCCGTTAGTATTTCCCCTCTGGACCTTTCTGCTCGATTTTTCAGCGAGTGTGATACGACGGTTTAAGAATAAAAAGTCGATTTTTTCTGGAGACAGGGACCATATGTACGACAAACTCTCACGAAGATTGGGAGTTAGAAGGTCGTTGTTCATCATGTGCCTGATACATTCTCTGTTCTGTGGGTTCAGTTTTGGCGCAATGGGCAACACGTTCACAGGTGTTTTGTCTCTTGCCGTGGCTGGCATCTTTTCTTACCTTCTCATAAAAAGCTTGAAGTTGTTCGATTACGACTGATTGGGAGGGAAAGTACATGGAAATAGCGTTCTACATAATGTACGTCGTTGTGACACTTTTCTCGTCCAGGAAGCTGACCTACGAGTTCAGTGTTCCAAAG
This window encodes:
- a CDS encoding glycosyltransferase family 4 protein, which gives rise to MPFFLGFLLGVLGVWFFGRLAKKLNIVDKPDGLLKPHGREIPYLGGLGIFAGVLPFLWSDTAVLLTSSLALTLGLLDDLFSLSPFFRLMMEFGISLILVWKFVGFYSIWYSILWVLFVVILVNAVNMMDGMDGLCGSLVAISSLFFFFLVKGSFFQDLSLALLGTSLGYLVFNFPPARIFMGDAGSYLFAVLLSTMAVSQSRVVSFSSLVPLVFPLWTFLLDFSASVIRRFKNKKSIFSGDRDHMYDKLSRRLGVRRSLFIMCLIHSLFCGFSFGAMGNTFTGVLSLAVAGIFSYLLIKSLKLFDYD